One window of the Methanomassiliicoccaceae archaeon DOK genome contains the following:
- a CDS encoding HrgA protein has translation MYTGLQLSERVLSEKGVPMGAEQIWAYAVEKGYDKECGLSGKTPWRTIQAQLYVNIRDKSDSRFVQVSSRPPMFGLKDMMYGEESTVQKKESAKFRERDLHPLLVAYIDGEQRFKGHTKTIYHENSTKTGKNSEKWMHPDLVSVHFPFEDLDRETVELARNYGQSNITLYSFEMKVSVTGSNVREYFFQAVSNSSWANEGYLVAIDYSEEALDQLSRLCPSFGIGAIRLDVSDVHQSEVMIPAQEKEFLDFGIVNDLLEINRDFRNFIKSINDSMKTQRIIKSDYDKVMSDDELEGYKEQKGMTQRS, from the coding sequence ATGTACACCGGATTGCAGCTTTCCGAACGCGTCCTGTCCGAGAAAGGCGTCCCGATGGGAGCCGAACAGATATGGGCCTATGCCGTCGAGAAGGGATACGATAAGGAATGCGGCCTGTCCGGAAAGACGCCATGGCGCACCATCCAGGCACAGTTGTACGTCAACATCCGCGACAAGTCGGATTCCAGGTTCGTCCAGGTGTCCTCCAGACCGCCGATGTTCGGACTGAAGGACATGATGTACGGAGAGGAGAGCACTGTTCAGAAGAAAGAATCCGCCAAGTTCAGGGAACGCGACCTGCATCCACTGCTGGTGGCCTACATCGACGGGGAGCAGCGCTTCAAGGGGCACACCAAGACGATATACCATGAGAACTCGACCAAAACCGGGAAGAACTCCGAGAAGTGGATGCATCCGGATTTGGTGTCGGTTCACTTCCCATTCGAGGACCTGGACAGGGAGACGGTGGAGCTCGCAAGGAACTACGGACAGTCCAACATCACCCTGTACTCGTTCGAGATGAAGGTGTCGGTCACCGGTTCGAACGTCAGGGAGTACTTCTTCCAGGCCGTATCCAACTCCAGCTGGGCCAACGAGGGCTATCTGGTGGCGATAGACTACTCGGAGGAGGCCCTGGACCAGCTGTCACGTCTGTGCCCGTCGTTCGGGATCGGTGCGATACGGCTCGACGTGTCGGACGTCCACCAATCGGAAGTGATGATACCCGCACAGGAGAAGGAGTTCCTGGATTTCGGGATTGTCAACGACCTGCTTGAGATCAACCGCGATTTCAGGAACTTCATCAAATCGATAAACGACTCGATGAAGACGCAGCGCATCATCAAGTCGGACTATGACAAGGTGATGTCCGATGATGAACTCGAGGGGTACAAGGAGCAGAAGGGGATGACCCAGAGGAGTTGA
- a CDS encoding MFS transporter, which yields MQRERLFTKDFILDTAISLCCSLNYFTLLINITGYAMLTFGATSTEAGLAAGIYVIGGLISRVTLGKYVEMVGRKRMLILGLTIALVMSVTYFFVSSMAVLYVVRFLHGTAYGISSTCTNDIIARILPQSRRGEGLGYFLLSVTIATAIGPFLGMGFGQDGNYTAVFTVGLVMYSVALVLALFLKVPEETLTEEQKAEARSFDLKHLFQFSAVPLAITCMVFYFAYSGVLSFISSYAEAIDLVDAAMYFYLAVAAGTLVSRLTTGKIYDSRGPNVVMFPAYVAFFIGMVAFSQATSAVVLLCAGFVIGYGVSIVYTINQAIVVSKSPARRYGVTTSTFAAIVDLGSGLGPSVMGMILAFAGYREMYLICAFISLVSLVMYWFIHGHRFGKEPGKSITVLEE from the coding sequence ATGCAGAGGGAGAGACTGTTCACGAAGGATTTCATCCTGGATACGGCCATATCGCTCTGCTGTTCTCTCAACTACTTCACGCTCCTGATCAACATAACAGGCTACGCCATGCTCACCTTCGGGGCCACATCCACGGAGGCCGGTCTGGCCGCGGGGATCTACGTCATCGGCGGGCTGATCTCCAGGGTAACCCTGGGGAAGTACGTGGAGATGGTCGGCAGGAAGAGGATGCTGATCCTCGGACTGACCATCGCCCTGGTGATGTCGGTGACCTACTTCTTCGTCTCTTCGATGGCGGTGCTGTACGTCGTCAGGTTCCTGCACGGGACCGCGTACGGGATTAGCAGCACCTGCACCAACGACATCATCGCCAGGATCCTGCCGCAGAGCAGGAGGGGCGAGGGACTGGGGTACTTCCTGCTCAGCGTCACCATCGCCACGGCGATAGGGCCGTTCCTGGGGATGGGCTTCGGACAGGACGGGAACTACACCGCCGTGTTCACCGTCGGACTGGTCATGTACTCGGTCGCTCTGGTCCTGGCCCTGTTCCTGAAGGTCCCCGAGGAGACCCTCACCGAGGAGCAGAAGGCGGAGGCGCGCAGCTTCGACCTGAAGCACCTGTTCCAGTTCTCGGCGGTCCCGCTGGCGATAACCTGCATGGTGTTCTACTTCGCGTACTCTGGAGTCCTGAGCTTCATTTCGTCCTACGCCGAGGCGATAGACCTGGTCGACGCCGCGATGTACTTCTACCTGGCGGTGGCCGCCGGCACCCTGGTCTCCAGGCTGACCACCGGGAAGATCTACGACAGCCGCGGGCCCAACGTGGTGATGTTCCCGGCGTACGTGGCGTTCTTCATCGGTATGGTCGCGTTCTCCCAGGCAACCAGCGCGGTGGTCCTGCTGTGCGCCGGGTTCGTCATCGGCTACGGTGTGTCCATCGTGTACACCATCAACCAGGCCATCGTGGTCTCCAAGAGCCCCGCGCGCAGGTACGGCGTGACCACGTCGACATTCGCCGCCATCGTGGACCTGGGCAGCGGGCTCGGACCGTCCGTCATGGGCATGATCCTGGCCTTCGCCGGTTACAGGGAGATGTACCTCATATGCGCCTTCATCAGCCTGGTGAGCCTCGTCATGTACTGGTTCATCCACGGACACAGGTTCGGCAAGGAGCCCGGCAAGTCCATAACGGTGCTGGAGGAATGA
- a CDS encoding rubredoxin: MKYRCGVCGYIYDEEKEGVRFADLPDDWQCPVCGEGKEGFEPVEEDDEGPAPAPSTAPPTGGPVTAAAPEISGFENEDLRELTAGQLSALCSNLRRGCGVQQLPREAELFGQIADYFESVTVQEDHEGVRTLLDMINSDLMEYGDAKATCALMSDRGAPRVLTWSEKATLIMRTVLERYLKDPSFLEHTGVYVCDICGFIYIGDDPPEVCPVCKVPGHMILRIQGGA, translated from the coding sequence ATGAAGTACAGGTGCGGCGTTTGCGGTTACATCTACGACGAGGAGAAGGAGGGCGTCAGGTTCGCCGACCTCCCCGACGACTGGCAGTGCCCGGTGTGCGGCGAGGGGAAGGAGGGCTTCGAGCCCGTCGAGGAGGATGACGAGGGTCCGGCCCCCGCACCGTCGACGGCACCTCCGACCGGAGGGCCTGTTACGGCAGCCGCCCCGGAGATCTCCGGGTTCGAGAACGAGGACCTTCGCGAGCTCACTGCCGGACAGCTCAGCGCACTGTGCTCCAACCTCAGAAGGGGATGCGGGGTGCAGCAGCTCCCCCGCGAGGCGGAGCTGTTCGGCCAGATCGCCGACTACTTCGAATCTGTCACGGTGCAGGAGGACCACGAAGGCGTCAGGACCCTCCTGGACATGATCAACTCCGACCTCATGGAGTACGGCGACGCGAAGGCCACATGCGCCCTCATGTCCGACAGGGGAGCCCCGAGGGTGCTCACCTGGAGCGAGAAGGCGACGCTGATCATGAGGACCGTTCTCGAGAGGTACCTGAAGGACCCCTCGTTCCTGGAGCACACCGGCGTCTACGTGTGCGACATATGCGGATTCATCTACATCGGCGACGACCCGCCGGAGGTGTGCCCGGTGTGCAAGGTCCCCGGTCACATGATCCTCAGGATCCAGGGAGGTGCCTGA
- a CDS encoding DUF1508 domain-containing protein has product MGKFAIKPTNDGKYMFNLIANNNQVICTSQTYTSVANCKVGAESVRKNCAVDVEDQTVEGYEVLKNPKYEMYTDAGGKYRFRLKASNGEIVAASQAYADKASCLKGIRSIGSHAPDAEIVVIEPEE; this is encoded by the coding sequence ATGGGCAAGTTCGCAATAAAGCCGACAAACGACGGGAAGTACATGTTCAACCTGATCGCCAACAACAACCAGGTCATATGCACATCCCAGACGTACACCTCCGTGGCCAACTGCAAGGTCGGCGCGGAGAGCGTCCGCAAGAACTGCGCAGTTGATGTGGAGGATCAGACCGTGGAGGGCTACGAGGTCCTCAAGAACCCCAAGTACGAGATGTACACCGACGCGGGCGGCAAGTACAGGTTCAGGCTCAAGGCGTCCAACGGCGAGATCGTGGCCGCCTCTCAGGCGTATGCAGACAAGGCGTCCTGCCTTAAGGGCATCAGGAGCATCGGCAGCCATGCGCCCGACGCGGAGATCGTGGTGATAGAACCCGAGGAGTAA
- a CDS encoding DUF86 domain-containing protein produces the protein MRRDIGILRDIVKYCDIVNEAVEMFGSDEEDFLDNKVYQTSTAFSILQIGELVKRLSPELRDEFGDVTWRKIAGMRDMFAHQYHNVIPELQWKTITERVPALREACLEIIDVLESRDADE, from the coding sequence ATGAGGCGTGACATCGGAATCCTCCGTGACATCGTGAAGTACTGTGACATCGTGAACGAGGCCGTCGAGATGTTCGGCTCGGACGAAGAGGACTTCTTGGACAACAAGGTGTACCAGACCTCCACCGCATTCTCCATCCTGCAGATAGGCGAGCTCGTGAAGAGGCTCTCCCCGGAGCTCAGGGACGAGTTCGGGGACGTCACCTGGAGGAAGATCGCAGGCATGCGCGACATGTTCGCGCACCAGTACCACAACGTGATCCCAGAACTGCAGTGGAAGACGATCACCGAGAGGGTTCCTGCACTCAGAGAGGCATGCCTGGAGATCATCGACGTCCTCGAATCCAGGGACGCGGACGAGTGA
- a CDS encoding 4Fe-4S ferredoxin yields the protein MPKMVASRNLRICTKDCMCLYVCPTGATDTETGQVDFSKCVGCGDCARSCPNSAISMIPLDYPHQQPKDERVKEKVRAIARSKAAQENIAKKIAESADDPGLRILMTAVRRSDRLMGEDLIRETGYLLPQSGEVRRMLESFVADPPEGFPVEAAKELLSRMWFNS from the coding sequence ATGCCGAAGATGGTCGCCTCCAGGAACCTCAGGATATGCACCAAGGACTGCATGTGCCTCTACGTCTGCCCGACCGGGGCGACGGACACCGAGACAGGGCAGGTGGACTTCTCGAAGTGCGTCGGATGCGGCGACTGCGCCAGGTCCTGCCCCAACTCAGCCATATCTATGATCCCGCTGGACTACCCCCACCAGCAGCCGAAGGACGAGAGGGTCAAGGAGAAGGTCAGGGCGATCGCCAGGAGCAAGGCGGCGCAGGAGAACATCGCGAAGAAGATTGCGGAGTCCGCTGACGACCCCGGCCTAAGGATCCTCATGACTGCGGTCCGCAGGTCCGACCGCCTGATGGGCGAGGACCTGATCAGGGAGACCGGCTACCTCCTCCCGCAGAGCGGCGAGGTCAGGAGGATGCTGGAGTCCTTCGTCGCCGATCCGCCGGAGGGATTCCCGGTGGAGGCCGCGAAGGAGCTGCTGTCCAGGATGTGGTTCAACTCCTGA
- a CDS encoding DUF1508 domain-containing protein translates to MFNLIANNNRVISSSQTYASVANAKVGIESVRTNCAAPVEDQTIEGYEVLKHPKYEVYLDVGGKPRFRLKASNGEIIAVSQAYADKPSCMKGIASIGSHAPDAEIIIEESV, encoded by the coding sequence ATGTTCAACCTCATCGCCAACAACAACCGCGTGATCAGCAGCTCCCAGACGTACGCATCCGTCGCCAACGCGAAGGTCGGAATCGAGAGCGTCCGCACAAACTGCGCCGCACCGGTCGAGGATCAGACCATCGAGGGATACGAGGTACTCAAGCATCCAAAGTACGAGGTCTACCTCGATGTTGGCGGCAAGCCGAGATTCAGGCTCAAGGCGTCGAACGGCGAGATCATAGCTGTGTCCCAGGCGTATGCGGACAAGCCCTCATGCATGAAGGGCATAGCCAGCATAGGCTCCCATGCACCCGATGCGGAGATCATCATCGAGGAATCGGTGTGA
- a CDS encoding nucleotidyltransferase, with translation MDKVREYTIEELRRIVEPIAESYGMRQVYLFGSRARGDNREDSDYDFCVVTSDDCDLFELGGFFADLRDALGVEIDLVCQESLRDDFSREVLRDRRLLYEA, from the coding sequence ATGGACAAGGTGAGAGAGTACACGATAGAGGAGCTCCGCAGAATAGTGGAGCCCATCGCCGAATCCTACGGGATGAGACAGGTGTACCTCTTCGGATCCAGGGCCCGTGGAGACAATCGCGAAGACAGCGACTACGATTTCTGCGTCGTGACGTCCGACGACTGCGATCTCTTCGAGCTCGGCGGGTTCTTCGCCGATCTGAGGGATGCTCTCGGTGTCGAAATCGATCTCGTATGTCAGGAATCCCTCCGTGATGACTTCAGCAGGGAGGTCCTCAGGGACAGGAGGCTGCTCTATGAGGCGTGA